The proteins below are encoded in one region of Sphingobium yanoikuyae:
- a CDS encoding flavin-containing monooxygenase, protein MTCKPTQTPAADTFDIPTLREKYRAERDKRMRADREGQYQPTTDDTTHSYDVDPHMPVVARDPIVEELDVVVLGAGFAGLLAGYHLTKQGVTNFRNIDHGGDFGGVWYWNRYPGIQCDNDAYCYLPLLEETGFMPSKKFADGAEIQAYCRQIAESFGFADKALFHTLITSLKWDETIQRWRVGTSRGDELLARFVVMGCGVLNMPKLPGIAGINSFKGKIFHTARWDYDYSGGSYANPVLDKLADKRVAIIGTGATAIQAVPYLGRYAKQLYVIQRTPSTVDERPNPATDADWAASLQPGWQADRQANFHRAAMESFAPGEPDLICDIWTEIARNLSAELEAEGWPEMSIEQFMAKREVVDYRVMERLRARVDEMVDDKATAEALKPWYRFLCKRPLSSNEFYPTFNRPNVTLIDVADSKGLEKITEKGFVSGGVEYEVDCIIFASGFEVTSELKRRWGIDAVEGRDGLSIYDHWANGPRTLHGTMTHGFPNQFFIGYIQGGLNASVTEQFGRQAEHIAHIIHAVMDKGAKVVETTLQGQEDYVRHFEEMEIDMTAFQQECTPSYFTNEGQVKAPWALFRSYGPGWGAFQKLVQDWRAKGDLDGMELRS, encoded by the coding sequence ATGACCTGCAAGCCGACGCAGACGCCTGCGGCTGACACATTCGATATCCCGACCCTGCGCGAGAAATATCGCGCCGAGCGCGACAAGCGGATGCGCGCCGACCGGGAAGGCCAATATCAGCCGACCACCGACGACACGACGCACAGCTATGACGTCGACCCGCATATGCCGGTCGTCGCGCGTGACCCGATCGTCGAGGAACTGGATGTCGTGGTGCTGGGCGCGGGCTTTGCCGGCCTGCTCGCCGGCTATCACCTGACCAAACAAGGCGTCACCAATTTCCGCAATATCGACCATGGCGGCGATTTCGGCGGCGTCTGGTACTGGAATCGCTATCCCGGCATCCAGTGCGACAATGACGCCTATTGCTATCTGCCGCTGCTGGAAGAAACCGGCTTCATGCCGTCGAAGAAATTCGCCGACGGCGCGGAGATCCAGGCCTATTGCCGCCAGATCGCCGAAAGCTTCGGTTTCGCCGACAAGGCATTGTTCCACACCCTCATCACCTCGCTGAAATGGGACGAGACGATCCAGCGCTGGCGCGTCGGCACCAGCCGGGGCGACGAACTGCTGGCCCGCTTCGTGGTGATGGGCTGCGGCGTGCTCAACATGCCCAAGCTGCCCGGCATCGCCGGCATCAACAGCTTCAAGGGCAAGATCTTCCACACTGCCCGCTGGGACTATGATTATAGCGGCGGCAGCTACGCCAATCCGGTGCTCGACAAACTGGCCGACAAGCGCGTCGCCATCATCGGCACCGGCGCGACCGCGATCCAGGCGGTGCCCTATCTCGGCCGCTATGCCAAGCAGCTCTATGTCATCCAGCGCACGCCATCGACCGTGGACGAGCGGCCCAATCCGGCGACCGACGCCGACTGGGCGGCATCGCTCCAGCCCGGCTGGCAGGCCGATCGCCAGGCCAATTTCCACCGCGCCGCGATGGAATCCTTCGCGCCGGGCGAGCCGGACCTCATCTGCGACATCTGGACCGAGATTGCCCGCAACCTGTCGGCCGAACTGGAAGCCGAAGGCTGGCCGGAAATGTCGATCGAGCAGTTCATGGCCAAGCGCGAGGTGGTCGATTATCGCGTGATGGAGCGGCTGCGCGCCCGCGTCGACGAGATGGTCGATGACAAGGCGACGGCCGAGGCCCTGAAGCCCTGGTATCGCTTCCTCTGCAAGCGTCCGCTGTCGAGCAATGAGTTCTACCCGACCTTCAACCGGCCCAATGTCACGCTGATCGACGTTGCCGACAGCAAGGGGCTGGAGAAGATCACCGAGAAGGGCTTCGTGTCGGGCGGCGTCGAATATGAGGTCGACTGCATCATCTTCGCCAGCGGCTTCGAGGTGACGAGCGAGCTGAAGCGCCGCTGGGGCATCGATGCGGTCGAGGGACGCGATGGCCTGTCCATCTACGATCATTGGGCCAATGGCCCGCGCACCCTGCACGGCACCATGACCCATGGTTTCCCCAACCAGTTCTTCATCGGCTATATCCAAGGCGGCCTCAACGCCAGCGTGACCGAACAGTTCGGCCGCCAGGCGGAGCATATCGCCCATATCATCCATGCGGTGATGGATAAGGGCGCCAAGGTGGTCGAGACCACCCTGCAGGGGCAGGAGGATTATGTCCGCCATTTCGAGGAAATGGAAATCGACATGACCGCCTTCCAGCAGGAATGCACCCCCAGCTATTTCACCAATGAAGGCCAGGTGAAGGCGCCCTGGGCGCTGTTCCGCAGCTATGGGCCGGGCTGGGGCGCATTCCAGAAACTGGTGCAGGACTGGCGCGCGAAGGGCGATCTCGACGGCATGGAATTGCGGTCCTGA
- a CDS encoding SDR family NAD(P)-dependent oxidoreductase has protein sequence MMMAGVVAVTGAAGALGRAAVQVLRAAGWTVAGIDLGDVPADGVDLALGGIDLSDEQAVAGAAAKIGEALGGLDGLVNIAGGFSWETVEDGSVATWDRLYGMNVRTALIATRALLPLLRDGGGAIVNIGAAASVKAAAGMGAYAASKAGVARLTEALAEELKDAVVRVNAVLPSIIDTPANRADMPDADASRWVSPEALGGVIAFLLSPAAAPITGALIPVTGRV, from the coding sequence ATGATGATGGCGGGAGTGGTGGCGGTAACCGGTGCGGCCGGTGCGCTGGGCCGGGCGGCGGTGCAGGTGCTGCGCGCGGCCGGCTGGACGGTGGCGGGTATCGACCTGGGCGATGTGCCGGCCGATGGCGTCGACCTGGCGCTGGGCGGCATTGACCTGTCCGACGAGCAGGCGGTGGCCGGCGCGGCGGCGAAGATCGGCGAAGCGCTGGGCGGGCTCGACGGGCTGGTCAATATCGCCGGTGGCTTCAGCTGGGAGACGGTGGAGGATGGCTCGGTCGCCACCTGGGACCGGCTCTATGGCATGAATGTCCGCACCGCGCTGATCGCGACTCGCGCGCTGTTGCCGCTGCTGCGCGATGGCGGCGGGGCGATCGTCAATATCGGCGCGGCGGCCTCGGTTAAGGCGGCGGCCGGCATGGGCGCCTATGCCGCGTCCAAGGCCGGCGTGGCGCGCCTGACCGAGGCGCTGGCCGAAGAACTGAAGGATGCGGTCGTGCGCGTGAATGCGGTGCTGCCCAGCATCATCGACACGCCGGCCAACCGCGCCGACATGCCCGACGCGGATGCCAGCCGCTGGGTCTCGCCCGAGGCGTTGGGAGGGGTGATCGCCTTCCTGCTGTCGCCCGCCGCTGCGCCGATCACCGGCGCGCTGATCCCGGTCACTGGCCGGGTCTGA
- a CDS encoding NAD-dependent succinate-semialdehyde dehydrogenase gives MTIALADPSLLREQCYVDGQWIGTASIDVTDPATDERLAGIPAIDEAGTRAAIEAAEAALPEWKAKTAGERSRILRRWFELLIEHQDDLAMILTREQGKALTEAKGEIAYAASFIEWFGEEAKRIYGEIIPSHRADSRIVVIKQPVGVVAAITPWNFPAAMITRKAAPALAAGCTMVLKPATQTPLTALALAVLAERAGVPKGVFNVVTGSSRVIGAELTGNPLVRKLSFTGSTEVGKTLMAQCAPTMKKLSMELGGNAPFIVFADADLDAAVEGAIASKYRNSGQTCVCVNRILVQRDVVPAFAEKLKAAVAKLKVGPGTEAGVTQGPLIDEKAVEKVEEHVADALAKGGTLVSGGHRHALGHSFFEPTIISGCTPEMKLADEETFGPLAALFLFDTEEEAVALANATEVGLSGYFYTRDLSRAWRVGEALEVGMVGINTGLISTEVAPFGGIKESGMGREGSRHGIEDYVEIKYLCMSGI, from the coding sequence ATGACCATAGCCCTTGCCGACCCCAGCCTGCTGCGCGAACAATGCTATGTCGACGGCCAGTGGATCGGCACCGCCAGCATCGACGTGACCGACCCGGCGACGGACGAGCGGCTGGCCGGCATTCCCGCGATCGACGAGGCGGGGACGCGCGCGGCGATCGAGGCGGCCGAGGCGGCACTGCCAGAGTGGAAGGCGAAGACGGCAGGCGAGCGGTCGCGCATATTGCGCCGCTGGTTCGAACTGCTGATCGAACATCAGGATGACCTGGCGATGATCCTGACCCGTGAACAGGGCAAGGCGCTGACCGAGGCCAAGGGCGAGATCGCCTATGCCGCCAGCTTCATCGAATGGTTCGGGGAAGAGGCCAAACGCATCTATGGCGAGATCATTCCCAGCCATCGCGCCGACAGCCGGATCGTCGTCATCAAGCAGCCGGTCGGCGTGGTCGCCGCGATCACGCCGTGGAATTTCCCCGCCGCGATGATCACGCGCAAGGCGGCACCGGCGCTGGCGGCAGGCTGCACCATGGTCTTGAAGCCCGCCACCCAGACGCCGCTGACCGCGCTGGCGCTGGCCGTGCTCGCCGAACGGGCGGGCGTGCCCAAGGGGGTGTTCAACGTCGTCACCGGATCGTCGCGGGTGATCGGCGCGGAACTGACCGGCAACCCGCTGGTGCGCAAGCTGAGCTTCACCGGATCGACCGAGGTCGGCAAGACGCTGATGGCGCAATGCGCGCCGACGATGAAGAAGCTGTCGATGGAGCTGGGCGGCAATGCGCCCTTCATCGTCTTTGCCGATGCCGATCTGGATGCCGCCGTCGAAGGCGCGATCGCGTCCAAATATCGCAACAGCGGCCAGACCTGCGTCTGCGTCAACCGCATCCTGGTGCAGCGCGACGTCGTGCCGGCCTTTGCCGAGAAGCTGAAGGCCGCCGTCGCGAAGCTGAAGGTCGGGCCGGGCACGGAAGCGGGCGTGACCCAGGGGCCGCTGATTGATGAGAAGGCGGTGGAGAAGGTCGAGGAACATGTCGCCGACGCGCTGGCCAAGGGCGGCACGCTGGTGAGCGGTGGGCATCGCCACGCACTGGGCCACAGCTTCTTCGAGCCGACCATCATCAGCGGCTGCACGCCGGAGATGAAGCTGGCCGACGAGGAGACGTTCGGGCCGCTTGCCGCGCTCTTCCTGTTCGACACGGAAGAGGAAGCGGTCGCGCTGGCCAATGCCACCGAAGTCGGCCTGTCGGGCTATTTCTACACCCGCGACCTGTCGCGCGCCTGGCGCGTGGGCGAGGCACTGGAGGTCGGCATGGTCGGCATCAATACCGGCCTCATCTCGACCGAGGTCGCGCCGTTCGGCGGCATCAAGGAATCGGGCATGGGCCGCGAAGGATCGCGCCATGGCATCGAGGACTATGTCGAGATCAAATATCTGTGCATGTCCGGGATCTGA
- a CDS encoding nuclear transport factor 2 family protein, producing MDADRQARIDALLDRQDIVDCLTRFSRGMDRFDRALFLSAFHDDATVAAGSFVGAPDALYGWASALHEGGQVATHHNLLNMTIDIDGDSAHAETYYLFVGRNRDESNWIAGGRYLDRLERRDGQWKIVLRTNMIEWSGLVPTLPLPFGDVLDLHANGAPARDKSDPSYQRPLANRRAPHIPQ from the coding sequence ATGGACGCGGATCGCCAGGCGCGGATCGACGCGCTGCTCGACCGGCAGGATATTGTCGACTGCCTGACCCGGTTCAGCCGGGGTATGGACCGGTTCGACCGCGCCCTGTTCCTGTCCGCTTTCCATGACGATGCCACGGTCGCGGCGGGCAGCTTCGTCGGCGCGCCCGATGCGCTCTATGGCTGGGCCAGCGCCCTGCACGAGGGCGGGCAGGTGGCGACCCATCATAATCTGCTCAACATGACGATCGATATCGATGGCGACAGCGCCCATGCCGAAACCTATTATCTGTTCGTCGGCCGCAACCGGGACGAGAGCAATTGGATCGCCGGAGGCCGCTATCTCGATCGGCTGGAACGGCGCGATGGCCAGTGGAAGATTGTGCTGCGCACCAACATGATCGAATGGTCCGGGCTGGTGCCGACCCTGCCGCTGCCGTTCGGCGACGTGCTGGACCTGCATGCCAATGGCGCGCCGGCACGGGACAAGAGCGATCCCTCCTATCAGCGACCGCTGGCCAACCGGCGGGCGCCGCATATTCCCCAATAG
- a CDS encoding SDR family NAD(P)-dependent oxidoreductase, with protein sequence MKPLDGKVAIVTGASRGIGKGMALALAEQGATVYVTGRTVNVGDHELPGTVGETAAQCDARGGRGIAVQVDHGDDAQVAALFDQLRREQGRLDLLVNNAFAIPEDLTVPGSFWEKPLSNWDMVDVGVRSNFVAARHAAQMMVPQGSGLIVAISGYVGVTYTYGVVFGTAKSAVDRMARDMAIELQPHGVASLSLWQGLTMTERAQRNIAANPAMKALTVTNPLVGCSPEFPGRVIAALLADPAIMARSGGTFITAELAQDYGITDVDGKTIPSLRAERGAPIWQPIAPRTEA encoded by the coding sequence ATGAAACCGCTGGACGGCAAGGTCGCGATCGTCACCGGCGCGAGCCGGGGCATCGGCAAGGGGATGGCGCTGGCGCTCGCCGAGCAGGGCGCGACCGTCTATGTCACCGGGCGCACGGTCAATGTGGGCGACCATGAATTGCCCGGCACGGTCGGCGAGACGGCGGCGCAATGCGATGCGCGCGGCGGCCGGGGCATTGCGGTGCAGGTCGACCATGGCGATGATGCGCAGGTGGCGGCGCTGTTCGATCAGTTGCGGCGCGAGCAGGGGCGGCTCGACCTGCTGGTCAATAATGCCTTTGCGATCCCCGAGGATCTGACCGTGCCGGGCAGCTTCTGGGAAAAGCCCTTGTCCAACTGGGACATGGTCGATGTCGGCGTGCGCTCCAATTTCGTCGCGGCGCGCCATGCTGCGCAGATGATGGTGCCGCAGGGATCGGGGCTCATCGTGGCGATATCGGGCTATGTCGGGGTCACCTACACCTATGGCGTCGTGTTCGGCACAGCCAAGTCGGCGGTCGACCGGATGGCGCGGGACATGGCGATCGAGCTGCAGCCCCATGGCGTCGCTTCGCTCTCGCTATGGCAGGGGCTGACCATGACCGAGCGGGCACAGCGCAATATCGCCGCCAATCCGGCGATGAAGGCGCTGACCGTCACCAATCCGCTGGTCGGTTGCTCGCCCGAATTTCCCGGCCGGGTGATCGCCGCGCTGCTGGCCGATCCGGCGATCATGGCGCGATCGGGCGGCACCTTCATCACCGCGGAGCTGGCGCAGGATTATGGCATCACCGATGTCGACGGAAAGACCATCCCGTCGCTGCGGGCCGAGCGCGGCGCGCCGATCTGGCAGCCGATCGCCCCACGGACGGAGGCATAG
- a CDS encoding nuclear transport factor 2 family protein yields MDIAAMPLQAMLDREAIRDCLARLARGEDRRDADLVRACCWPDGSTDYGVFAGDFDAYLAWVVPGADAILCTQHLLGQSVIDLAGDTARVETQVQSYHRIDMGEAQRDVMIGGRYLDIFERREGQWRIARRTMLYDWLQDIGVSADWSQGVMGMAFSAPHFTGRANGDHSMRFFARETD; encoded by the coding sequence ATGGATATTGCCGCCATGCCATTGCAGGCGATGCTGGACCGAGAGGCGATCCGCGATTGCCTCGCCCGGCTGGCGCGGGGTGAGGACCGGCGCGATGCCGATCTGGTCCGCGCCTGCTGCTGGCCGGATGGGAGCACCGACTATGGCGTGTTCGCCGGCGATTTCGACGCCTATCTTGCCTGGGTAGTGCCCGGCGCCGACGCGATCCTCTGCACCCAGCATCTGCTGGGGCAGAGCGTCATCGATCTGGCGGGCGACACGGCGCGGGTCGAGACGCAGGTCCAATCCTATCATCGCATCGACATGGGCGAGGCGCAGCGCGACGTCATGATCGGCGGCCGTTATCTCGACATTTTCGAACGGCGCGAGGGCCAGTGGCGGATCGCGCGGCGCACCATGCTCTATGACTGGTTGCAGGATATCGGCGTCTCAGCCGACTGGAGCCAGGGCGTGATGGGCATGGCGTTCAGCGCGCCGCATTTCACCGGTCGCGCGAACGGCGATCACAGCATGCGCTTCTTCGCGCGCGAGACGGATTGA
- a CDS encoding TetR/AcrR family transcriptional regulator — protein MSAKSAVAIPSPFRTREEKAREREEKREAVLRAAVRMFNARGFHATSLDDVAASLGISKPTIYHYLGNKEQVLIECVTRGLEMLRAAADEARAGEGNGLARLGYFLRRYGAVIMDDFGACVVRTGDECLSAEGAILFRSRKRDIDLSMRGLIADAVADGSIAPVDVKLAAFTLAGALNWAARWRDPAGAMSAEAIAAAQVDLLIAGLAPRD, from the coding sequence GTGTCGGCGAAAAGCGCAGTGGCGATCCCGTCTCCCTTCCGCACGCGGGAGGAGAAGGCGCGTGAGCGGGAGGAAAAGCGCGAGGCGGTACTGCGCGCGGCGGTGCGCATGTTCAACGCGCGCGGCTTCCATGCGACATCGCTGGACGATGTCGCCGCCAGTCTGGGGATCAGCAAGCCGACCATCTATCATTATCTGGGCAACAAGGAGCAGGTGCTGATCGAATGCGTCACCCGCGGCCTGGAGATGCTGCGTGCGGCGGCCGATGAGGCCCGCGCGGGGGAAGGCAATGGCCTGGCCCGGCTTGGCTATTTCCTGCGCCGCTATGGCGCGGTGATCATGGATGATTTCGGCGCCTGCGTGGTGCGGACGGGTGACGAATGCCTGTCGGCCGAAGGTGCGATCCTGTTCCGATCGCGCAAGCGCGACATCGACCTGTCCATGCGCGGGCTGATCGCCGACGCGGTGGCGGACGGGTCGATCGCCCCGGTCGACGTGAAGCTGGCCGCCTTCACCCTGGCCGGCGCACTCAACTGGGCGGCGCGCTGGCGCGATCCGGCGGGCGCGATGAGCGCCGAGGCGATCGCGGCGGCGCAGGTCGATCTGCTGATTGCCGGCCTCGCCCCGCGCGACTGA
- a CDS encoding acyl-CoA dehydrogenase family protein: MLTEIQSAIRDTVRDFAQATIRPHSARFEAEGGYPRSLFEEMAGLGLWGMTAPEAYGGAEADSVSYALALMELAAADGALSTIVSIQNSILVSGLLKDGSEAQKARFLPDLIGGRTIGAFALTESDAGSDASAVRTRAAKVDGGWRITGAKQFITSGKIGGVVMIIAVTDPDAGKKGLSAFIVPTDRPGYFVDKVEHKMGQGASDTCALRFEDMFVEDDLLIGQPGQGYRIALANLETGRIGIAAQCVGMAQAALEIAIAYAKDRKSFGKAIIEHQAVGFRLADLTTRLEAARQLVLSAAAMKDSGQPALTQASMAKLFASEAAEAVVSGAMQTLGGYGYLEEFGIAKIYRDVRVCQIYEGTSDIQRMVIARSL, translated from the coding sequence ATGCTGACCGAAATCCAGAGCGCGATTCGCGACACCGTCCGGGATTTCGCCCAGGCGACGATCCGCCCGCATTCGGCCCGGTTCGAGGCGGAGGGCGGCTATCCCCGTTCGCTGTTCGAGGAGATGGCGGGCCTTGGCCTCTGGGGCATGACCGCGCCCGAAGCCTATGGCGGCGCGGAGGCTGACTCCGTTTCCTATGCCCTCGCCCTGATGGAACTGGCCGCTGCCGACGGCGCCCTTTCCACCATCGTCTCGATCCAGAATTCGATCCTCGTCTCCGGCCTGCTCAAGGATGGCAGCGAGGCGCAGAAGGCCCGCTTCCTGCCCGACCTGATCGGCGGCCGCACCATCGGCGCCTTTGCCCTCACCGAAAGCGACGCCGGCTCCGACGCGTCGGCCGTGCGCACCCGCGCGGCCAAGGTCGATGGCGGCTGGCGCATCACCGGTGCCAAGCAGTTCATCACCTCCGGCAAGATTGGCGGGGTCGTGATGATCATCGCCGTCACAGATCCCGATGCCGGCAAGAAGGGCCTGTCTGCCTTCATCGTGCCGACCGACCGCCCCGGCTATTTCGTCGACAAGGTCGAGCACAAGATGGGCCAGGGCGCATCGGACACCTGCGCGCTGCGGTTCGAGGACATGTTCGTCGAGGATGATCTGCTGATCGGCCAGCCAGGCCAGGGCTATCGCATCGCGCTCGCCAATCTGGAGACCGGCCGCATCGGCATCGCCGCCCAATGCGTCGGCATGGCCCAGGCCGCGCTGGAGATCGCCATCGCTTACGCCAAGGACCGCAAGAGCTTCGGCAAGGCGATCATCGAGCATCAGGCGGTCGGCTTCCGCCTTGCCGACCTCACCACCCGACTGGAGGCCGCGCGCCAGCTCGTCCTGTCCGCCGCCGCGATGAAGGACAGTGGCCAGCCTGCGCTCACCCAGGCGTCGATGGCCAAGCTGTTCGCCTCCGAAGCTGCCGAGGCGGTGGTATCCGGCGCGATGCAGACACTGGGTGGCTATGGCTATCTTGAAGAATTCGGAATCGCGAAAATCTACCGCGATGTCCGCGTGTGCCAGATTTACGAGGGCACGTCGGACATCCAGCGCATGGTCATTGCGCGCAGCCTTTGA
- a CDS encoding acetyl-CoA C-acyltransferase, whose translation MQDDPVVIASYARTPMGGFQGALSAVKATDLGATAVKAAVERAGVATDAIDRIYMGCVLPAGLGQAPARQAALGAGLGLNTEATTVNKMCGSGMQAAIMAHEALASGAADIVIAGGMESMTNAPYALPKHRSGARIGHDRIIDTMMMDGLEDAYEPGKAMGVFAEEAVRDYQFTRTDQDDYAIRSLDRANAAIGSGAFVREITPVTVSGRGGDTVIDTDEQPGKARPEKIPGLKPAFVKDGTITAANASSISDGAAALVMTRQSVAEKQGLKVVAKVVATAAHAHEPAKFTTAPVPAMRKLLAKAGWSVEDVDLFEVNEAFAVVAMIAAKELGIPADKLNVNGGATALGHPIGASGARIVATLLGALETRGLKRGVASLCIGGGEATAMAVELV comes from the coding sequence ATGCAGGACGATCCGGTAGTCATTGCGAGCTATGCCCGCACCCCCATGGGCGGGTTCCAGGGCGCGCTCTCGGCGGTCAAGGCGACCGATCTTGGCGCGACGGCGGTCAAGGCCGCGGTTGAGCGCGCCGGCGTCGCCACTGACGCCATCGATCGCATCTATATGGGCTGCGTGCTGCCCGCCGGCCTTGGGCAGGCGCCCGCGCGTCAGGCGGCACTCGGCGCGGGCCTTGGCCTCAATACCGAGGCGACGACCGTCAACAAGATGTGCGGATCGGGCATGCAGGCGGCGATCATGGCGCATGAGGCGCTGGCATCGGGCGCGGCCGATATCGTCATCGCGGGCGGCATGGAGAGCATGACCAACGCCCCCTATGCCCTACCCAAACATCGTAGCGGCGCCCGCATCGGCCATGACCGCATCATCGACACGATGATGATGGACGGGCTGGAGGATGCCTATGAACCCGGCAAGGCGATGGGCGTCTTCGCCGAAGAGGCCGTGCGCGACTATCAGTTCACCCGCACCGACCAGGATGATTATGCCATCCGCTCGCTCGACCGCGCCAATGCGGCGATCGGCAGCGGCGCCTTCGTCCGCGAGATCACGCCGGTCACCGTATCGGGCCGGGGCGGCGACACCGTCATCGACACCGACGAACAGCCCGGCAAGGCCCGACCGGAAAAGATCCCCGGCCTCAAGCCCGCCTTCGTCAAGGATGGCACCATCACCGCCGCCAATGCCTCGTCCATTTCGGACGGCGCCGCCGCGCTGGTGATGACCCGCCAGAGCGTCGCGGAAAAGCAGGGCCTTAAAGTGGTGGCAAAGGTCGTCGCCACCGCCGCCCATGCCCATGAGCCCGCCAAGTTCACCACCGCGCCGGTGCCCGCGATGCGCAAGCTGCTGGCCAAGGCCGGCTGGTCGGTCGAGGATGTCGACCTGTTCGAGGTCAACGAAGCCTTTGCCGTGGTCGCGATGATCGCCGCCAAGGAACTGGGCATCCCGGCGGACAAGCTCAACGTCAATGGCGGCGCCACCGCGCTCGGCCATCCGATCGGCGCATCGGGCGCGCGCATCGTCGCCACCCTTTTGGGCGCGCTGGAAACACGCGGCCTCAAGCGCGGCGTCGCCAGCCTCTGCATCGGCGGCGGCGAAGCCACCGCCATGGCCGTCGAACTCGTATAA
- a CDS encoding 3-hydroxyacyl-CoA dehydrogenase has product MDIKGLAAIVTGGASGLGRATATMLAAQGAKVAIFDLNEDAGKAVAAEIGGLYVGVNVADDASVTAGFDAAEAVHGTARILVNCAGIAPAVKTVGKENLPHPLDSFAKTVTVNLIGTFNMISKFAARAAAAEEMDGERGVIVNTASVAAYDGQIGQAAYSASKGGVVGMTLPIARDLAQHKIRVMTIAPGIFLTPMLEAFPQHVQDALGAQVPHPSRLGRPAEYAQLVESIVRNPMLNGEVIRLDGAIRMAPR; this is encoded by the coding sequence ATGGATATCAAGGGACTGGCCGCCATCGTCACCGGTGGCGCCTCCGGCCTCGGCCGTGCCACCGCCACCATGCTCGCGGCGCAGGGCGCCAAGGTCGCAATCTTCGACCTCAATGAGGACGCCGGCAAGGCAGTCGCGGCCGAAATCGGCGGGCTCTATGTCGGCGTCAACGTCGCCGACGATGCCAGCGTCACCGCCGGGTTCGACGCGGCCGAAGCCGTCCATGGCACGGCCCGCATCCTGGTCAATTGCGCCGGCATCGCCCCGGCCGTGAAGACGGTGGGCAAGGAAAATCTGCCTCACCCGCTCGACAGCTTCGCCAAAACGGTGACCGTCAACCTGATCGGCACCTTCAACATGATATCCAAATTCGCCGCCCGCGCGGCAGCGGCCGAGGAGATGGACGGCGAGCGGGGCGTCATCGTCAACACCGCCTCGGTCGCGGCCTATGACGGCCAGATCGGCCAGGCGGCCTATTCCGCGTCGAAGGGCGGCGTGGTCGGCATGACCCTGCCGATCGCCCGCGATCTGGCGCAGCACAAGATCCGCGTCATGACGATCGCACCGGGCATCTTCCTGACGCCGATGCTGGAGGCCTTCCCCCAGCATGTGCAGGATGCGCTGGGCGCGCAGGTGCCCCACCCCAGCCGCCTGGGCAGACCCGCCGAATATGCCCAGCTGGTCGAATCGATCGTCCGCAACCCGATGCTGAATGGCGAGGTGATCCGCCTCGACGGCGCCATCCGCATGGCGCCGCGCTGA
- a CDS encoding enoyl-CoA hydratase/isomerase family protein gives MSGSGSGVTLAIADGIARITLDRPAVGNAIDLSLARALLDAAIRCEGDAAVRCVVLTGNGKLFCAGGDVALMGGAGAQLPTVLTELIATFHAAVTRLTRMAKPLVTLVNGPAAGAGFSLAILGDVVLAARSAHYTAAYCAIGLTADGGLSWLLPRLVGLRRAQEIILTNRRIKSEEAEAIGLVTRLVDDDALEAEGLALAARLADAPTAAYGAARTLLHDSFDTGFETQLDRELRSMAVAGAGEAQEGLAALLAKRPPNFRGA, from the coding sequence ATGAGCGGGTCGGGCAGCGGCGTGACCCTGGCGATCGCCGACGGCATCGCCCGGATCACGCTCGACCGGCCAGCGGTCGGCAATGCGATCGATCTGTCGCTCGCCCGTGCGCTGCTCGACGCCGCAATCCGCTGCGAGGGCGATGCGGCGGTCCGCTGCGTCGTCCTCACCGGCAATGGCAAGCTGTTCTGCGCCGGCGGCGATGTCGCGTTGATGGGCGGCGCGGGCGCGCAACTGCCCACCGTCCTCACCGAACTCATCGCCACCTTCCACGCCGCCGTCACCCGCCTCACCCGCATGGCCAAGCCGCTGGTGACTTTGGTCAACGGTCCGGCGGCGGGCGCGGGCTTTAGCCTCGCCATATTGGGCGATGTCGTGCTGGCCGCCCGCTCGGCCCATTATACCGCCGCCTATTGCGCGATCGGCCTGACCGCCGATGGCGGGCTCAGTTGGCTGCTGCCGCGCCTGGTCGGTCTGCGCCGCGCACAGGAGATCATCCTCACCAACCGTCGCATCAAAAGCGAGGAGGCCGAAGCGATCGGCCTTGTCACCCGGCTGGTCGATGATGACGCGCTGGAGGCCGAGGGGCTGGCGCTCGCCGCCCGCCTCGCCGATGCGCCGACGGCGGCATACGGCGCCGCCCGCACCCTGCTGCACGACAGTTTCGACACCGGCTTCGAGACCCAGCTCGACCGTGAATTGCGATCGATGGCGGTCGCCGGCGCCGGTGAGGCGCAGGAAGGGCTTGCCGCCCTGCTCGCCAAGCGCCCCCCCAATTTCAGAGGAGCCTGA